One part of the Salinivirga cyanobacteriivorans genome encodes these proteins:
- the topA gene encoding type I DNA topoisomerase translates to MIKNLVIVESPAKAKTIEKFLGKDFTVKSSYGHIRDLAKKDLGIDKDKGYKPKYLQSPDKKNVIKELRDASKEAEMVWLASDEDREGEAIAWHLFEVLKLDKEKTRRIVFHEITPKAIKNAIENPREIDYNLVNAQQARRVLDRLVGFELSPLLWKKVKPSLSAGRVQSVAVRLLVEREREIIAFKPDYAYKVQANFSDKQRKYKLNAELNKRLPNHDDVKDFFDKIKSQQFQVSSVQKKPAQKSPAAPFTTSTLQQEAARKFGFSVSQTMTLAQRLYEAGHITYMRTDSVNLSNDAIAAAAEQINQLYGEKYQKTRKYATKSKGAQEAHEAIRPTYLQKQEIEAGSGEQRLYSLIWKRTVASQMSNAKLEKTTINIPVEHINSYKFVAQGEVLLFDGFLKVYMESRDDEEQQEDKGLLPPVKEQESLDLMHARAQQRYSSQPPRYTEASLVKKLEELGIGRPSTYAPTISTIQKRNYVVKEDRPGKERTINEIELKDQKVTSQKKQETYGSEKGKLFPTDVGMVVNDYLMEYFDNVMDYSFTAQVEKEFDSIAEGNRKWSAMIDEFYKPFHHKVEYAEENSERKAGERILGEDPKSGKPVMVRIGKYGPMAQIGTVDDEEKPQFASLRSNQHLETITLEEALDLFKLPRNLGELEGKTVTVSVGRFGPYVRHDGLFASLKKEDDPYTIEFDRAVELIKDKREADAKKLIKSFDEKEKIKVQNGKYGPYITHKRKNYRIPKSVDPEKLTYEDCLEIIDKGKNKKTKKTKKK, encoded by the coding sequence ATGATTAAAAACCTGGTAATTGTCGAGTCACCGGCTAAAGCAAAAACAATAGAGAAGTTTCTTGGAAAGGACTTCACTGTAAAAAGTAGTTATGGTCATATCCGTGATCTGGCTAAAAAAGATCTGGGTATAGATAAAGACAAAGGTTATAAACCAAAATATCTGCAATCACCCGATAAGAAGAATGTGATTAAAGAGCTCAGAGACGCAAGCAAAGAGGCCGAGATGGTATGGCTTGCTTCCGATGAAGATCGGGAAGGAGAAGCAATTGCATGGCATCTGTTTGAAGTTTTAAAGCTCGATAAAGAAAAAACACGCCGTATTGTTTTTCATGAGATTACACCTAAAGCAATAAAAAATGCCATCGAAAACCCACGGGAAATTGACTATAATTTAGTCAATGCTCAACAAGCTCGTCGTGTTTTAGATAGGCTGGTTGGATTTGAGCTCTCGCCATTACTTTGGAAAAAAGTTAAACCCTCTCTATCAGCAGGGCGGGTTCAGTCTGTTGCAGTTAGGTTATTGGTTGAACGTGAACGAGAAATTATTGCATTTAAGCCTGATTACGCCTACAAAGTTCAAGCAAATTTTTCTGATAAACAGCGTAAATATAAGCTTAATGCAGAGCTGAATAAGCGGCTGCCTAATCATGATGATGTAAAAGACTTTTTTGATAAAATTAAGTCGCAGCAATTTCAGGTTTCAAGTGTGCAAAAGAAACCAGCGCAAAAGTCCCCGGCTGCACCATTCACAACATCTACACTTCAACAGGAAGCTGCAAGAAAGTTCGGCTTTTCTGTTTCACAAACAATGACACTTGCCCAGCGACTTTATGAAGCCGGTCATATTACCTATATGAGGACCGACTCAGTTAACCTCTCAAATGATGCCATTGCTGCAGCAGCAGAACAAATTAACCAGCTCTATGGCGAAAAATATCAGAAGACAAGAAAATATGCCACCAAATCAAAAGGAGCTCAGGAAGCTCACGAAGCCATCAGGCCAACATACCTGCAAAAGCAGGAAATTGAGGCAGGATCTGGTGAGCAAAGACTCTATTCATTGATCTGGAAAAGAACTGTCGCTTCGCAAATGTCGAATGCAAAACTTGAGAAAACCACAATAAATATTCCGGTAGAACACATTAATTCCTATAAATTCGTTGCACAGGGTGAGGTGCTCCTATTTGACGGTTTTTTAAAAGTTTACATGGAATCACGCGATGATGAGGAGCAACAGGAAGATAAAGGTTTGCTTCCTCCGGTAAAAGAGCAGGAAAGCCTGGATTTAATGCATGCACGAGCTCAACAGCGCTATTCATCGCAACCGCCCCGATATACAGAGGCGAGTTTAGTCAAAAAACTTGAGGAGCTTGGCATTGGAAGACCATCGACATATGCACCCACAATTTCAACAATACAGAAGCGAAATTATGTAGTCAAGGAAGATAGGCCCGGGAAAGAACGAACAATCAACGAAATTGAACTTAAAGACCAAAAAGTTACCTCGCAGAAAAAGCAGGAAACATATGGTAGCGAGAAAGGTAAGCTGTTTCCAACCGATGTTGGTATGGTTGTGAACGACTACCTTATGGAGTATTTCGACAATGTGATGGACTATAGTTTTACTGCACAGGTTGAAAAAGAATTTGATAGTATTGCAGAAGGTAATCGTAAATGGAGTGCGATGATAGATGAGTTTTATAAACCATTTCATCATAAAGTAGAGTATGCCGAAGAAAATTCCGAGCGCAAAGCAGGTGAACGAATTTTAGGAGAAGATCCTAAATCCGGAAAACCCGTAATGGTTAGAATTGGTAAATATGGTCCAATGGCACAAATCGGTACTGTAGATGACGAGGAAAAGCCTCAATTCGCATCACTTCGAAGCAATCAACATTTAGAGACCATAACTCTTGAAGAGGCGCTCGATTTATTTAAACTCCCCCGAAATCTTGGTGAACTTGAAGGTAAGACAGTTACCGTTTCTGTAGGCCGTTTTGGCCCATATGTGCGTCACGATGGCCTTTTTGCCAGTCTCAAAAAAGAGGATGACCCCTATACAATTGAATTCGACAGAGCAGTCGAGCTCATCAAAGATAAGCGAGAAGCTGATGCAAAAAAACTTATCAAATCATTTGATGAAAAAGAAAAAATAAAAGTTCAGAACGGGAAATACGGACCTTATATCACACATAAACGAAAAAACTATCGTATACCAAAGTCTGTAGATCCTGAGAAGCTTACATATGAGGATTGTTTGGAAATAATTGATAAGGGCAAAAATAAAAAGACAAAGAAAACGAAGAAAAAATAG